The following proteins are encoded in a genomic region of Ostrea edulis chromosome 7, xbOstEdul1.1, whole genome shotgun sequence:
- the LOC125653297 gene encoding uncharacterized protein LOC125653297, whose translation MGNGESTAYMRPSEIRFSHDSIQSAFRDGRSLETTYREVLWDKITVDALPTMEVMQYNGHWFVVRGNRRLFLLKNLEKHNYLTSVKMLRKPYDEGIFYRQFTTPNMGKSVKIRGDHFSPFLEQRLDEIWDERQRQNWSCIIS comes from the exons ATGGGAAACGGGGAATCTACGGCTTATATGAGACCGTCTGAAATTCGCTTCAGTCACGACAGCATTCAATCAGCTTTCCGAGATGGACGCTCGCTCGAAACGACATATCGCGAAGTCCTGTGGGATAAGATAACAGTCGACGCTCTGCCCACGATGGAAGTGATGCAGTATAATGGTCACTGGTTCGTGGTTCGTGGAAATAGGAGACTTTTTCTACTGAAAAATTTGGAGAAACATAATTATTTGACAAGTGTTAAGATGCTCAGAAAGCCGTACGATGAAGGGATATTCTATAGACAGTTTACCACACCAAATATGGGAAAGAGTGTTAAAATCCGAGGGGATCACTTCTCTCCGTTCTTGGAGCAGAGACTTGACGAAATTTGGGACGAGCGCCAACGTCAGAATT GGTCCTGTATCATTTCTTAG